One part of the Paroedura picta isolate Pp20150507F chromosome 5, Ppicta_v3.0, whole genome shotgun sequence genome encodes these proteins:
- the SSBP1 gene encoding single-stranded DNA-binding protein, mitochondrial isoform X2, whose translation MSSMRLKTMAGMLRRPLQQVFHQLVRHESELAMSVVLERSLNRIQLLGRVGQDPVMRQVEGKNPVTIFSLATNEMWRSGEREVLQESDVTQKTTWHRISVFRPGLRDVAYQYVKKGARIFVEGKIDYGEYTDKNNVRRQATTVIAEQSRACVR comes from the exons ATGTCTTCTATGAGACTAAAAACAATGGCAGGAATGCTAAGGAGGCCGCTGCAGCAG GTGTTTCATCAGCTTGTAAGACACGAGTCTGAGCTTGCGATGTCTGTAGTCCTCGAAAGGT CCCTGAACCGCATCCAGCTGCTCGGCCGCGTCGGACAGGATCCCGTCATGAGGCAAGTGGAAGGGAAAAACCCCGTCACGATTTTCAGCCTTGCTACCAATGAGATGTGGCGATCGGGAGAGAGGGAAGTACTCCAAGAAA GTGATGTTACCCAGAAAACTACGTGGCACAGGATCTCCGTGTTCAGGCCGGGTTTGAGAGATGTGGCTTATCAGTACGTCAAGAAGGG TGCTCGAATCTTTGTGGAAGGGAAGATAGACTACGGGGAATACACAGACAAAAACAACGTGAGACGGCAAGCCACGACAGTCATTGCAG AGCAATCCAGAGCTTGTGTTCGCTGA
- the SSBP1 gene encoding single-stranded DNA-binding protein, mitochondrial isoform X1 yields the protein MSSMRLKTMAGMLRRPLQQVFHQLVRHESELAMSVVLERSLNRIQLLGRVGQDPVMRQVEGKNPVTIFSLATNEMWRSGEREVLQESDVTQKTTWHRISVFRPGLRDVAYQYVKKGARIFVEGKIDYGEYTDKNNVRRQATTVIADNIIFLSDHLKEKE from the exons ATGTCTTCTATGAGACTAAAAACAATGGCAGGAATGCTAAGGAGGCCGCTGCAGCAG GTGTTTCATCAGCTTGTAAGACACGAGTCTGAGCTTGCGATGTCTGTAGTCCTCGAAAGGT CCCTGAACCGCATCCAGCTGCTCGGCCGCGTCGGACAGGATCCCGTCATGAGGCAAGTGGAAGGGAAAAACCCCGTCACGATTTTCAGCCTTGCTACCAATGAGATGTGGCGATCGGGAGAGAGGGAAGTACTCCAAGAAA GTGATGTTACCCAGAAAACTACGTGGCACAGGATCTCCGTGTTCAGGCCGGGTTTGAGAGATGTGGCTTATCAGTACGTCAAGAAGGG TGCTCGAATCTTTGTGGAAGGGAAGATAGACTACGGGGAATACACAGACAAAAACAACGTGAGACGGCAAGCCACGACAGTCATTGCAG aTAACATCATTTTCCTGAGTGACCACTTGAAAGAAAAGGAATGA